Part of the Quercus robur chromosome 5, dhQueRobu3.1, whole genome shotgun sequence genome, AGAGAAGTGCTACATCCATAAaccacaacacttttacaacaggTCTTTAAGTGTtaaattgttatttgttttaatttgaaacaactattgaaattacttttttatctacCAATAACATTCAGTAACAACATTCCATTTAAAATTTGctgtgaaaatatatattgtgaacatgacatttttttttttcaaataagatAATGGTCATGCTGATTCACTCAATTTGAAGCCTAcctaaaatatattaatgttaagATGAATTAGTCAAGAGTAATTGGATTtagtttacccttttttttgagagaaatggATTTCTCAAGGGTACTTATCTCAAGTTTGATAAATCTCACACATCTGTTAAATCCGCATATTGCTGTTCCTTCCGTCttacaaataatttttcctttagACTAGAGAGATCTCCATAAAAGGGACATAAATCTAGGTTTCCGAATCTTCATGGTCCAATttactaaaatttgaaattggaatttAATGTTTCTTGCATTGCCACCTTTTTCGTTCTTCCCTGTTTCCTGTCCAACCACAAAGGGCCCTAAATTTGAcaaattaatggaaaaaaaaaatgtgttgatTGGAATATTGTAGAGGAGTGGAAGATGCTAAAATTCTGACTACGCTGTTTACTTTGAAACTAATAATGGAAATATTGCTTAAACATGCTTTGCTAAAATTAAGAGTCAAATTTGTCCAAATTTCTTGACCATCAATCAAAAGGAATGAATTCTCttgtttatcaaaaagaaagggggaaaaatgTTACACTCTCATTacttgcaacttttttttttttttttttggataaacttcaaatttcattcaaaataaaGGAACGTGGAGGCAATCATCCATACAAGCAGAGTAAACCACATAGGGAAGATTGTCCTTATTACAATAAAGAGACATTTTAGATGCTACTGAGTGCTTTGCAGTAGCATGAGTTGCAGCATTGCACACTCTATTGACCCAACGAAAACAAACACtcacaaaacaaattttaagaCTTAAGATACTACTAATAATATTACTGATAGACCAATCAGGTGGGACATCTTCAACTGAAAGAGGGTCAAAACATTGCTTTGCATCTCCTTCGATTTGAACATGACTCCATTGTTCATGGTTTGCAAGTTGCATTGCCCAAAGGATTGCATAGGCCTCAGCAACAATGGGGGAGCAAGGTTGGTGAAGCTTGGACCAAACTTTAATGACTGTGCCCTTATGATCTCTAGCCACAACTGCAAGAGTGGAGAAGGATTCAGTTATGGCCGCATCAACATTAAGCTTTATCCAGCCAATGGGAGGCGGCTCCCAAAATAGGTGCTTTGCTTGAGCAGTAGGGAGTGTCTCCAAAGTAATCAAAGTGGAAAATTCTTGGAACTTAAGTTGAATTTGCTTGATAGAATCAAAGATATCAATTTGAGCCTCCTGATATGTGGTTCTATTTCTCAGATGCCAAATTTCATCAATTATATGAGCCATGTTCAAGGATATACGCCATTGATCTTCTTGAAGGCATAAGGCTTGGGGTGGATTCAATACTAGCTTGATAATGTCAGAGCTGGAGGAGATGTGCAACTCATCAGCTCTAAGGCCCTAGCAGCTGGAGTACCAAATTGCTCTAGCAACTGGGCACTTAAAGAAGAGGTGGCAGCGAGATTCAATCTCATCGCCACATAGCACACAAGATGGGTCATCTATGCCCATTCTTTGAAGCAGATTTTCTTTCGTTGGAATGTTGTTGGTTCCTAATCTCCAAAGAAACATTTTGATCCGTTCAGGGGCTTTGAGCTTCCAAAGCTTTTTCCAATTGACATCTAAATGAGGTGCTGAACAAGGGGGTTGGGTTACAATATGGAAGGCTGATTTGACAGAGAATTTTCCATTGGGGTTTAATGTCCATATGAGCTTGTCTGGCCTTGGGGTAGGTGGAAGGTCTATGGATAGTATGGCATTGGCAGAGTTAGGCTCAAACAAATCTTTGATGAGGCTTACATTCCACATAAAAGAAACTTGATCAATCAGTTGGGAGACCATCAGTGGATTAGTATCGAAATTGGCTGACTTTGGATGGGGCTTGAAGCCTTGGATCCAAGGTACCCAAGGGTCTTGCCAAACATTAATAGAAGCTCCATTTCCGATGAGGTAGCAAGCGCCCTAGACAATGATGCTTTTAACCCCCTCGATGGCTTTCCAAATGGGAGACGCAGCTTTTGGAGGTTCCTTGAATAGCCAATCATTTCGAACTTTGTATTTGGCTCTAAGAATTTCCATGCATAAACTATCTCTCTTAGATGCAACCATCCAAGCTAGTTTTGCAAGAAGTGCTCTATTAGAGTCTTTGGCTTTTTTAAAACCAAGACCGCCTTTACCTTTCGGTAGGCAGAGCTTATCCCAAGCTTTCCAAGCAAGGAATTTACCTTCAGTGGCTTTAGGCTTCCACCAAAACCTCCTTGTAGCTGCATCTAAGCGATCGTAGATTTTGGAAGGGATGTTAAAGGAGGACATGACATATGTTGGAAGAGTTTGAGCCACTAAGTTTATAAGAGTGCACCTGCCCGCCCAAATAGACACTTGCTTCTCCAACCCATGAGCCTAGCTTCAAGTCAATATTGCAAGTACTTGAAATCTTTTGAGGGTGCTCTAGACAAGAAGAGGGGTGCACCTACGTACATTGCATCTTGTTTGAGACTCTTCATTTAGAGCACTTGTTTAATAGCTCTACGGGCTTGGCTGTGAGAAAACTTAGAGAAGAAAATTCTTGATTTGTTCCTGTTGAGCTTTTGGCCAGACCAGTTGCAGTACTTTTCGAGACACGCATTAAGTCTAGCAGCATCCCTTCTAGTTGCCTTGGAGAAGAGAATGATGTCATCGGCATACATGACGTGTGTGATAGCCGATCCATTGATGCTTGCCTTGACGCCCTTTATGGCTGTATTATCAATCATTCTAGAAAGTACTTCTTGCCCCAGAATAAACAAATAAGGAGACAAAGGATCCCCCTGCCTTAATCCTCTGCTTGGCTTAAATTGCTCTGATTTACCTCCATTAACCATAACTTCAAAGTGCACCGATGCAACACAAGTCATGATCCAGTTAACAAACACATCATTGAATCCAAATCTAGCCAGCATAGTTTTTAGGAAATCCCAATTCACCTATCATAGGCCTTCTGTAAATCTAGTTTTACAGCCATGAGACCAGCCTTTACCTTCCTTGTTTTAAAGCTATGCAACAATTCTTGGACCAACACTTGATTCTCAATGATCCATCTTCCACGTAGGAAAGTAGATTGGCAAGGTGAGATAATCTTGTGAAGTAAAGGTCTGAGTTTGGCCATCAGCAGTTTGGAAATAACCTTATACACAACGTTGCATAGGCTTATTGGTTTGAAATTGTTGAAGGATATTGGACATTGAGACTTTGGGATCAAAACAATTAGGGAGTTGTTGACTTCTTTGGGCATGACACCATAAACAAAGAAAGACGTAACAGCTTTTGTCACAGTCTCTCCAACAATAGGCCAGTGGTCtatatatgaaagttcaaatagtgtataaaacactcttgaacatttagacccccaaatacaaaataaccaattcaagctttatgacaaacaactagtgtgcgaaaaatgaacataagctataaacagaattggaaatcaacctaagccaattataaatcacatccacagcagaaaataaaaggcaaagattaagggaagagagatgcaaacacaaggacaacacaacgatgtgttatcgaagaggaaaccgaagccctcggcgtaaaacctctccgccgccctccaagcagtcaataatccactagaaaatgtagttaggatacatgaacagcaatagaccctccaagcctaatctacccgatgtacctaagccctccaagcttcttgctccaacgaggttgcgccgaacctttttcttttctagcttaccggattccgctataatccatatCATCCGTCAtctttggcatcttccaatgctttctaaagctccaaaaacacttaacactctaaatgggtgtgggtagtttttggatagaaatctcctctcaataggtatgacaatgagagagggaatgagaagtgactacaaagatttctctctaagaatgagtagctctctctaattgggtgggtgttttgaagaaacctctcttagggtttttctttctgaatagccacccatattttgtgggaatgaggggtatttatactggtgtgagaatggaatgcgaaaagtcagattttccaaaacagggttaGCTGGCGACTTgtcctcgcgacttgactaagtcgcaagttcaagccgcgagctaactgaatagccagtctggatttttgtcctgtaatgctccagctggcatgactgttcagctcccctgcatgctttgcgcgtgtgcaacttttggcggcttgcaagctgcgagcctcccgcgagatccagccgcgagtccctgcttcactgcacagtcttaagcatttcttcacactctctcacacactacccttacatgattcccacctaaatacagggtttttaagtgctgaaatacaagcaaatttggcacggaatagagccaacaagatggttaattaaattcaaccttacaatataaAATACTGCTGGGAAGCCATCAGGGCCAGGTGCTTTGAGATCTTGCATTTGGAACAAGGTTTGCTTGATGAGCTCAAGGGAAGGTATGCAACTAAGGATGTCATTTTCTTCTTGTATGATTGCTGGAGTTATCAGATTTTCCAGGTTGGTGGGGAATGAGGCTTAATCTGTAGAGAATACACTTTTGAAGCCCTTAAGGAAATGGTTTCGGATTTGGCTTGACTCACATATGCAAGAACCATTTTTTGCTTTAATAGCATCAATGTTATTTCTCCTCCTTTGAATGATAGTAGACAAATGGAAGAATTTGGAGTTTTTATCACCATGTTTCAACCACAGTTCCTTGGATTTTTGGCGCCAAAAAATTTCGCTTCTAATAAGCCACTCTGAAAGCTTAGCTTGTAGTTTGCTTTCGTTAGAACCATTATTATCAGAGCTGTCCCTATCTTGGATCAATTTTACCTCACGAAGGATGGTGCTAATCTTGTCTTGACACTTCTCGAAAACCTCTTTGTTCCATTTCCTAAGAGCTGATCTTGTGGCCTCCTGCCTTTTGCACAATATTATTAACTCAGAGCCATTGGCTTCGACACTCCAAGCATTGTCAATGACTTCATAACATCTTGGGTCTCTAGTCCAAGCAGCTTCAAAGCGGAAAGGCCGATGAGCAAAGGAGTCAGTGGGACGAGAGTCTAAGAGAATGGGAGTGTGGTCTGACTTGATAGCGCCAAGATGTGATATGGCCAtgtcacgacccaaatccatggaacatgaatttagatgcatgactaACCTGCTAAACTTATATAACTCCATAGATTGAAttattccaaaataaaattaatgctccaaagaaacaatactcttaaaaacCTCTTACAAAAATCTAAACTCTACAAATAGGAAATAATCTCCACTGTATAAAAcatgaattacaaaataaaagtagCGAAAATTCTATAAATCTTCAAGTAATACTTAAATCGCCTACAACTCCAtgctctaccttgcaccttacAAAGCGATTCAAAGGTTCTATATTCCCAACTACActttaatatgaaaaaatagtaattgatggggtgagccacacatcCAGTAAGTAATTATACAGAATACACAACGGAATAGAGTCAAGTAAAACACGAGTATTTTACTTTTTCGCAGGCTCattcaatgatatcaaaaataattattccacAAAGCATATAATGAATcacttaatacatatgtaatcACATCTTAAAATCATTTGAAAACACATACATAAAATTGATCAGAGCACAGTTTCAtatatacacatcacatattctcacatacaatcctgtggGCAGTTACCAACATCTAACCCCTGCTGGTGAGggatcaacacatattctcacatacaatcctgtgagcggattTACATATATATCTGATATATCtaatcaattctaaaaaaaacttattttgagtcacatatcacaaagcaaagtttatacaaaatataataatttacttgatattaacaatttcttttcaaatacagAGGCATATTAAAGATCACAATATCGAATAgaacataaatcaaaggatgcttgactctcttGGGGAACAAATAGAGACTAAGgagtttatgtaaatatattacaattcttgagtaaatctgaaaattaaatttgctaaaagaaacattttaaataccatttggaGAATATGAATATGACCttgaaatcacttggttttaaCAAATCTAAAGAACAAGgacctttttagaaaacttacattgaaactcaattatttacggaaaatagtttagtttagaaatcatcttttaaatgaggTTTGGACAttcaaaacttatttaaaattcgAAGTAtttct contains:
- the LOC126727709 gene encoding uncharacterized protein LOC126727709, producing MAHIIDEIWHLRNRTTYQEAQIDIFDSIKQIQLKFQEFSTLITLETLPTAQAKHLFWEPPPIGWIKLNVDAAITESFSTLAVVARDHKGTVIKVWSKLHQPCSPIVAEAYAILWAMQLANHEQWSHVQIEGDAKQCFDPLSVEDVPPDWSISNIISSILSLKICFVSVCFRWVNRVCNAATHATAKHSVASKMSLYCNKDNLPYVVYSACMDDCLHVPLF
- the LOC126727710 gene encoding uncharacterized protein LOC126727710 translates to MDLGRDMAISHLGAIKSDHTPILLDSRPTDSFAHRPFRFEAAWTRDPRCYEVIDNAWSVEANGSELIILCKRQEATRSALRKWNKEVFEKCQDKISTILREVKLIQDRDSSDNNGSNESKLQAKLSEWLIRSEIFWRQKSKELWLKHGDKNSKFFHLSTIIQRRRNNIDAIKAKNGSCIYHWPIVGETVTKAVTSFFVYGVMPKEVNNSLIVLIPKSQCPISFNNFKPISLCNVVYKVISKLLMAKLRPLLHKIISPCQSTFLRGRWIIENQVLVQELLHSFKTRKVKAGLMAVKLDLQKAYDR